One Chanodichthys erythropterus isolate Z2021 chromosome 22, ASM2448905v1, whole genome shotgun sequence DNA window includes the following coding sequences:
- the crebrf gene encoding CREB3 regulatory factor isoform X1 has protein sequence MPQPSISGMDPPFGDAFQNCPFADQALTSTDLLANSSDPDFMYELDRDMTCRQSPRGDIFTVGDCKDMDSMDHLPELADNEPAYSSNFEQWDTYWEDLTKYTRLTSCDIWGTKEVDFLGLDDFSSPYQDEEVIGQTPTLAQLNSEDSQPVCDTLYHPDLLVGQKQLLFPPSTMVKNTNRLSNSATSASSSRNPLPDFAEGSQKATWPVASSTDTMAKAQFLGAMKAPPGTLDNMDYVRKAKVRISVPRKPLVESPTQPVSVSTSPPIEEHESNASLIAEDPAIAANMASSIICEKRAETPKREVPSAPGPEVSTMRMVPHKLHFPPAAGSEALIAASALGSDTSAADKKKEEEHNYSLFLTRARLAGKATVDMEEEEEEEEEEEEEGEEEEEEEEAEGLDLDDEDHDEGFGSEHELSENEEEEEEEDEDYEGDKDDYVSDAFSEPGCDTDMVDDVKGLTAGISRKRGKRRYFWEYSEQIIPSKQERMLKPSEWDRDTLPSNMYQKNGLHHGKYTLKKSRRTDVEDLTPNPRKLLQIGNELRKLNKVISDLTPVSELPLTARPRSRKEKNKLASRACRLKKKAQYEANKVKLWGLGTEYDRLLFVINAIKEEIVNRVQDISNDKETSMTEKLDKLIDDTLVQPPVAGQTSDFVNQILENTGKGDPTGGLVGLRVPTSKV, from the exons ATGCCTCAG CCCAGCATTAGTGGAATGGATCCTCCCTTTGGGGATGCGTTTCAAAACTGCCCTTTTGCTGACCAGGCGCTGACCAGCACAGACCTGTTGGCTAACAGTTCTGACCCAGATTTCATGTATGAACTG GATCGGGACATGACTTGCCGCCAGAGCCCTAGAGGAGACATTTTCACAGTAGGGGACTGCAAGGACATGGACAGCATGGATCATCTACCTGAGCTGGCAGACAACGAGCCTGCTTACAGCTCAAACTTTGAGCAGTGGGACACGTACTGGGAGGACTTGACCAAGTACACCCGCCTCACCAGTTGTGATATCTGGGGCACCAAGGAAGTTGATTTCTTGGGCCTTGATGACTTTTCTAGCCCTTACCAGGATGAGGAAGTGATAGGTCAGACACCTACCCTTGCCCAGCTCAACAGTGAAGACTCGCAGCCAGTTTGCGACACTCTTTACCATCCAGACTTGTTGGTGGGTCAAAAGCAGCTTTTGTTTCCACCTTCCACCATGGTGAAGAACACCAATAGACTCAGCAACTCTGCAACCAGCGCCTCATCGAGTCGCAACCCTCTGCCGGACTTCGCCGAGGGATCCCAGAAAGCTACCTGGCCTGTTGCCTCCAGCACTGACACAATGGCCAAGGCCCAGTTTCTGGGCGCTATGAAAGCCCCACCTGGGACTCTGGACAACATGGATTACGTTCGCAAAGCCAAGGTACGCATCAGTGTACCACGCAAGCCTTTAGTAGAGAGCCCTACCCAGCCGGTTAGTGTTTCCACCTCTCCTCCTATCGAGGAGCATGAGTCGAATGCTTCGCTGATCGCTGAGGATCCAGCCATCGCCGCTAACATGGCATCCTCCATTATCTGTGAGAAGAGAGCCGAGACTCCTAAACGAGAGGTACCGAGTGCTCCTGGTCCAGAAGTAAGCACCATGAGGATGGTGCCACACAAACTCCACTTCCCTCCAGCTGCCGGCAGTGAAGCCTTGATCGCTGCGAGTGCCCTTGGATCCGACACGTCCGCCGCTGACAAAAAGAAGGAGGAGGAGCACAACTACTCGTTATTCTTAACCAGGGCCAGACTGGCAGGGAAGGCAACTGTTGACatggaagaagaagaggaggaggaggaggaggaggaagaagaaggtgaagaagaggaagaggaggaagaggcaGAGGGACTGGACCTAGATGACGAAGACCATGATGAAGGGTTCGGCAGTGAACACGAGCTCTCAGAGaatgaagaggaagaggaagaggaggacgAGGACTATGAAGGCGACAAAGATGACTACGTTAGTGATGCATTCTCAGAGCCAG GATGTGACACTGATATGGTTGATGATGTCAAAGGCCTGACAGCTGGGATTTCCAGGAAGAGGGGAAAGCGTAGATACTTTTGGGAGTATAGTGAGCAGATCATCCCATCCAAACAGGAGCGCATGCTGAAACCCTCCGAATGGGACCGAGACACCCTTCCCAGCAACATGTACCAAAAGAATGGCCTGCACCATG GAAAATACACATTGAAGAAATCACGACGGACGGATGTGGAAGATCTTACTCCAAACCCACGAAAGCTGCTTCAGATTGGCAATGAACTTCGGAAGCTTAATAAAGTTATTAGTGACCTGACGCCCGTTAGTGAATTACCCCTAACTGCTCGGCCTCGGTCTCGCAAGGAGAAGAACAAGCTTGCATCCAG GGCCTGCAGGCTGAAGAAAAAAGCTCAGTATGAAGCCAACAAAGTCAAGTTATGGGGCCTTGGAACTGAATATG ATCGTTTGCTCTTTGTGATCAATGCAATCAAAGAAGAGATAGTCAACAGAGTTCAGGATATCTCAAATGACAAAGAAACAAGCATGACAGAGAAGTTGGATAAACTCATTGATGATACCCTAG TGCAGCCACCAGTGGCCGGCCAGACTTCAGACTTTGTGAATCAGATCCTGGAGAACACTGGGAAAGGAGATCCCACCGGAGGGCTGGTGGGGTTGCGTGTGCCCACATCGAAAGTGTAA
- the crebrf gene encoding CREB3 regulatory factor isoform X2, with amino-acid sequence MPQPSISGMDPPFGDAFQNCPFADQALTSTDLLANSSDPDFMYELDRDMTCRQSPRGDIFTVGDCKDMDSMDHLPELADNEPAYSSNFEQWDTYWEDLTKYTRLTSCDIWGTKEVDFLGLDDFSSPYQDEEVIGQTPTLAQLNSEDSQPVCDTLYHPDLLVGQKQLLFPPSTMVKNTNRLSNSATSASSSRNPLPDFAEGSQKATWPVASSTDTMAKAQFLGAMKAPPGTLDNMDYVRKAKVRISVPRKPLVESPTQPVSVSTSPPIEEHESNASLIAEDPAIAANMASSIICEKRAETPKREVPSAPGPEVSTMRMVPHKLHFPPAAGSEALIAASALGSDTSAADKKKEEEHNYSLFLTRARLAGKATVDMEEEEEEEEEEEEEGEEEEEEEEAEGLDLDDEDHDEGFGSEHELSENEEEEEEEDEDYEGDKDDYVSDAFSEPGCDTDMVDDVKGLTAGISRKRGKRRYFWEYSEQIIPSKQERMLKPSEWDRDTLPSNMYQKNGLHHGKYTLKKSRRTDVEDLTPNPRKLLQIGNELRKLNKVISDLTPVSELPLTARPRSRKEKNKLASRACRLKKKAQYEANKVKLWGLGTEYDRLLFVINAIKEEIVNRVQDISNDKETSMTEKLDKLIDDTLEKKAL; translated from the exons ATGCCTCAG CCCAGCATTAGTGGAATGGATCCTCCCTTTGGGGATGCGTTTCAAAACTGCCCTTTTGCTGACCAGGCGCTGACCAGCACAGACCTGTTGGCTAACAGTTCTGACCCAGATTTCATGTATGAACTG GATCGGGACATGACTTGCCGCCAGAGCCCTAGAGGAGACATTTTCACAGTAGGGGACTGCAAGGACATGGACAGCATGGATCATCTACCTGAGCTGGCAGACAACGAGCCTGCTTACAGCTCAAACTTTGAGCAGTGGGACACGTACTGGGAGGACTTGACCAAGTACACCCGCCTCACCAGTTGTGATATCTGGGGCACCAAGGAAGTTGATTTCTTGGGCCTTGATGACTTTTCTAGCCCTTACCAGGATGAGGAAGTGATAGGTCAGACACCTACCCTTGCCCAGCTCAACAGTGAAGACTCGCAGCCAGTTTGCGACACTCTTTACCATCCAGACTTGTTGGTGGGTCAAAAGCAGCTTTTGTTTCCACCTTCCACCATGGTGAAGAACACCAATAGACTCAGCAACTCTGCAACCAGCGCCTCATCGAGTCGCAACCCTCTGCCGGACTTCGCCGAGGGATCCCAGAAAGCTACCTGGCCTGTTGCCTCCAGCACTGACACAATGGCCAAGGCCCAGTTTCTGGGCGCTATGAAAGCCCCACCTGGGACTCTGGACAACATGGATTACGTTCGCAAAGCCAAGGTACGCATCAGTGTACCACGCAAGCCTTTAGTAGAGAGCCCTACCCAGCCGGTTAGTGTTTCCACCTCTCCTCCTATCGAGGAGCATGAGTCGAATGCTTCGCTGATCGCTGAGGATCCAGCCATCGCCGCTAACATGGCATCCTCCATTATCTGTGAGAAGAGAGCCGAGACTCCTAAACGAGAGGTACCGAGTGCTCCTGGTCCAGAAGTAAGCACCATGAGGATGGTGCCACACAAACTCCACTTCCCTCCAGCTGCCGGCAGTGAAGCCTTGATCGCTGCGAGTGCCCTTGGATCCGACACGTCCGCCGCTGACAAAAAGAAGGAGGAGGAGCACAACTACTCGTTATTCTTAACCAGGGCCAGACTGGCAGGGAAGGCAACTGTTGACatggaagaagaagaggaggaggaggaggaggaggaagaagaaggtgaagaagaggaagaggaggaagaggcaGAGGGACTGGACCTAGATGACGAAGACCATGATGAAGGGTTCGGCAGTGAACACGAGCTCTCAGAGaatgaagaggaagaggaagaggaggacgAGGACTATGAAGGCGACAAAGATGACTACGTTAGTGATGCATTCTCAGAGCCAG GATGTGACACTGATATGGTTGATGATGTCAAAGGCCTGACAGCTGGGATTTCCAGGAAGAGGGGAAAGCGTAGATACTTTTGGGAGTATAGTGAGCAGATCATCCCATCCAAACAGGAGCGCATGCTGAAACCCTCCGAATGGGACCGAGACACCCTTCCCAGCAACATGTACCAAAAGAATGGCCTGCACCATG GAAAATACACATTGAAGAAATCACGACGGACGGATGTGGAAGATCTTACTCCAAACCCACGAAAGCTGCTTCAGATTGGCAATGAACTTCGGAAGCTTAATAAAGTTATTAGTGACCTGACGCCCGTTAGTGAATTACCCCTAACTGCTCGGCCTCGGTCTCGCAAGGAGAAGAACAAGCTTGCATCCAG GGCCTGCAGGCTGAAGAAAAAAGCTCAGTATGAAGCCAACAAAGTCAAGTTATGGGGCCTTGGAACTGAATATG ATCGTTTGCTCTTTGTGATCAATGCAATCAAAGAAGAGATAGTCAACAGAGTTCAGGATATCTCAAATGACAAAGAAACAAGCATGACAGAGAAGTTGGATAAACTCATTGATGATACCCTAG AAAAAAAGGCGTTGTGA
- the crebrf gene encoding CREB3 regulatory factor isoform X4: protein MVDDVKGLTAGISRKRGKRRYFWEYSEQIIPSKQERMLKPSEWDRDTLPSNMYQKNGLHHGKYTLKKSRRTDVEDLTPNPRKLLQIGNELRKLNKVISDLTPVSELPLTARPRSRKEKNKLASRACRLKKKAQYEANKVKLWGLGTEYDRLLFVINAIKEEIVNRVQDISNDKETSMTEKLDKLIDDTLVQPPVAGQTSDFVNQILENTGKGDPTGGLVGLRVPTSKV from the exons ATGGTTGATGATGTCAAAGGCCTGACAGCTGGGATTTCCAGGAAGAGGGGAAAGCGTAGATACTTTTGGGAGTATAGTGAGCAGATCATCCCATCCAAACAGGAGCGCATGCTGAAACCCTCCGAATGGGACCGAGACACCCTTCCCAGCAACATGTACCAAAAGAATGGCCTGCACCATG GAAAATACACATTGAAGAAATCACGACGGACGGATGTGGAAGATCTTACTCCAAACCCACGAAAGCTGCTTCAGATTGGCAATGAACTTCGGAAGCTTAATAAAGTTATTAGTGACCTGACGCCCGTTAGTGAATTACCCCTAACTGCTCGGCCTCGGTCTCGCAAGGAGAAGAACAAGCTTGCATCCAG GGCCTGCAGGCTGAAGAAAAAAGCTCAGTATGAAGCCAACAAAGTCAAGTTATGGGGCCTTGGAACTGAATATG ATCGTTTGCTCTTTGTGATCAATGCAATCAAAGAAGAGATAGTCAACAGAGTTCAGGATATCTCAAATGACAAAGAAACAAGCATGACAGAGAAGTTGGATAAACTCATTGATGATACCCTAG TGCAGCCACCAGTGGCCGGCCAGACTTCAGACTTTGTGAATCAGATCCTGGAGAACACTGGGAAAGGAGATCCCACCGGAGGGCTGGTGGGGTTGCGTGTGCCCACATCGAAAGTGTAA
- the crebrf gene encoding vesicle transport protein SEC20 isoform X3 gives MASSSDVHVRICGQEIVKYDLEIKALIQDIRECCGPQAVLMELNSTVKEKFSQLRLRIQDMEQMAKEQDRETDKQAILSETEGHRKQMFSNQTAWRKANLACKLAIDNLEKDELLQGGDTVRQRKATKESLVQTSSDITESLMSISRMMSQQVQQSEETIGTLATSSRTVQETNEEFKAMTGTIHLGRKLILKYNRRELTDKLLIFLALALFLATVLYILKKRLFPFI, from the exons ATGGCGTCGTCTTCAGATGTACACGTCCGAATATGTGGCCAAGAAATTGTCAAATACGATCTGGAAATTAAAGCTCTTATTCAG GACATAAGAGAGTGCTGTGGGCCACAGGCGGTGCTGATGGAGCTGAACTCTACAGTGAAGGAAAAGTTCAGTCAGTTAAGACTGAGGATTCAG GACATGGAACAGATGGCGAAAGAACAAGACCGAGAGACTGATAAGCAAGCTATCTTGAGTGAAACGGAAGGCCATCGGAAGCAGATGTTCAG CAACCAGACAGCTTGGAGGAAGGCAAATCTAGCCTGTAAGCTGGCCATTGATAATCTGGAGAAGGATGAACTGCTTCAAGGAGGTGACACAGTGAGACAAAG GAAGGCCACTAAAGAGAGTTTAGTGCAGACGTCCAGTGACATCACTGAGAGTCTGATGAGCATCAGCCGTATGATGTCACAGCAGGTGCAGCAGAGCGAGGAGACCATCGGAActctgg CTACATCCTCAAGAACTGTACAAGAGACAAATGAAGAGTTTAAGGCCATGACGGGAACCATTCACTTGGGGCGAAAACTTATCCTGAAATATAATCGCCGTGAACTGACCGACAAACTTCTGATCTTTTTAGCTCTTGCTCTGTTTTTGGCTACCGTGCTCTACATCCTGAAAAAGAGACTCTTCCCCTTCATTTAG